tgaagaTACACATACGAAATGAAATTTAAAGAACAAATAATTAATGATACATTTGTGTCAGTGATGTTTAGACTACAAACAATTACCTTACATCAGAATATTTAAACAGCTACAGACAGTGAGTAATAATTGTGATTCTTGTGAAAAAGTAAaagttatactgtactgtatattctgcAATTTTCCCCAGAATACAAAAGagaataaacatatatctatacaccAAATAAACCCACCATATTATGAGGACGAAAAACTTGTATTTAGTGGAGAAAATTATATGAAGAAAAGGAAGTGCACGGTTATACTATCctctatatataaatgattaaaataaaccCAGACAATTAATACCAAAAAGCAACACACACAAATCTGGAGCACTGTTGCAAATGTTGTCTCTACAACTTAACCTAATCTAGCAAACTCATTTCATGTCTAACCTCATAAATTAATTTAATCTGAAATGAAAATTCTACAGTAATGATAACAGTGACTGGACGTTACAATATTAGGTAACAATTCTTTTATTAAACTAATAAACTCTGAAATGCTATCATAATGAATTTGATTTAATGTATAGTAAGAATATAATACTTAAAAATGCTATCACAATTAATCTAGTCTAATGAATAGTAAAAATATACCAGTAAGTTTGgtcaaatattattgtaaaatgcaATATCTTTTTGAGAAAGATGAATTAGCAAATTATAGGAAGTGAAGAAAATTCAAAACAGTTTTTCAGCATTTTACATGATACACTGTATAATACTACTATGTgtatgaatacagtactgtacgtgagcttgacctttgaccttgaccatccaaaattcaATCAGTTTCATTACTCTAGCATGAAAATTGTAGCCATGAAGctctttacaaacaaacaaacatacacacactaacaggggataaaacataacttccgtccaacttcgttggcggaggtgaaaagAATCTTTCGATTatcatgaaaatagttttaataataataatacactgtatAATACTACTATGTgtatgaatacagtactgtacataaggTCCTAACTTAAAACATTCGGAGACATAAACACAGATCAACTGAAACCATAAATTTTGGATGtatcaaaatttcataaaaaaaaaaaaaaaaacaatatataatttagtGCAGTAAGCAAGAAATCATTTGTAATAAGAAATGGGACTACTTGTTGACCTTTGCAGGTGAAAATCATAGGCATCTAAGTTAAGTGAAGCCtaacctaggccaaaatttaagaaaattcaaCTTAAGTTTCTTGGAACCTATTGCCTTCTATAATCTAACCAAAACAGAAATCTGAAAACCATAGCTTTCAACATACCATAGACTTTGCAGTGACATTGTATGGGAGAAGATTTTTCCCGCTCACTGCTTTCGATGCGGTGGACGGTGTTGGTGGCACTTGAGCATGGCCTGTGGTAACACCAGGCGACAGTGTCGACGTGTTAGGCGATGGCTGTCCCTGTCCTTGGGAACCAAGCTTGTGTTGCCACATTGCCAAGCGATCACTGGGAGTGCTCGAGGAGGTACTAGTACTGCTGTTTTGACTCATGGCGCTGCTGTGGCTGTAACTGATACCTAAGGCTACGCTGCGCACGGCAGACGAggggtagggagggggaggaggaggaacctGTCCTATGTGTCCAGTAATGAGGGTGGAGGGGACAAACGTCTGCACGTGAGGAACACTTCTCACCACACAAGAGGAGGGGTATGGGGGTGGGGGAGGTGGTACAATGAGCTGCTGCTGGCCTGCCCTGACGACAGAGGAGGGATAAGGAGGTGGGGGTGGAGGAGGTGCTGACGAACCCCTTAATATGCTCTGTGGTGTAGATGGAGTAGACGGGGTAGAGGGAGTTGAAAGATTTggagaatgggttcctagagaagTTGCTAGAGAAGTTGGAGTATTTGAAAACGATAAATGCTGCAGCTGTCGCACAACAGACGATGGATAAGGGGGAGGCGGAGGTGGATCTGCCCCTGACACACTCTTTAAAACATCTATATTAGCATAATTATGATTTGTCACCAACGGATAGAGCGTCGGAGTACCGCGAGAATTTACGTAAGATATCGAAGAGTCACTAATATCTAATGAAGACACTGAACTTATACTGAGAGGCTTCCCCGGATAAGGCGGTGGAGGCGGAAGAGCGGTGGGACTGGGCGTGGCAACTGGCGTGTGCGTCGGTCCTGTTAAACCCAGGGAATGTGGTGGTATAGGTGGGGGCGGAAGCGACGGATCATGATAAATGCCTCGGTGCCTAACAGTGTCACTGCTCACACTCCACTGAGAACTGTGCCGAGCATTTTCTTGCACATATGCATTATTTCTTGGAATGACAAAATGCTTCCCTTCCAAATCCTGTTCAATTCTTGGAGGCAAATGCCTATTTGATAGCGTCGGTCTGTGTAGACCTCCCTCCTCCAAAATAGTCTGACTAGCTAAGCTCGTTCTGTCTAAACTAGAACCCTGCAAGGAATGTACAAAACTGCTTCTCGGACTGGAATGCTTTGAATCTTGCGAACTTATACTAGAACGGGGACTGGCATACTTATTTTCGATAATCGTCGCCGCTAAACTACCCTGCGGTCCGTAATGGTGGTAagtgtttatattttcatatgtatgaaGCTGTCCCACCAAGTTCAATTTCACAACGTCACTGGAATGATGAGTCGCAGACTGTGGAATGATTCGAGAGTTTTGTCCAGAATTTTGAGAATCGTGGCTGCCACCACTCAGGCTCGAGCGAGGGCTGGAATGGGCTGAGTTGTTTAAGGTAGGCCTCCCGTAAATGGGCGGCGGTTCGTATTTCACATGGCCGGAGTACAACA
This DNA window, taken from Palaemon carinicauda isolate YSFRI2023 chromosome 10, ASM3689809v2, whole genome shotgun sequence, encodes the following:
- the LOC137648769 gene encoding uncharacterized protein — encoded protein: MARYGNDHASETNRILQNINVFQPQAAHSNTGMGGENLGKGQPGTRDTVIPTHLDGMGYGRILSRVSMNGQNSAGAIGGGADATGGGGTGTTTTSQQRIGAIESLIQERSGLSVSSSSSLPSSSHHPYEVLDSRRIIAASKFATPKTPDSVVVPSSSSNNGPVISSGIPSSSSSSSSNTGGPQVINGGVTGLVTGVTTTTPTTVGFAHIAPTTTVVSYSSASKGLIHGHHQQLQQPFVNGGNNSHPVPKLPNSNINSGHVLYSGHVKYEPPPIYGRPTLNNSAHSSPRSSLSGGSHDSQNSGQNSRIIPQSATHHSSDVVKLNLVGQLHTYENINTYHHYGPQGSLAATIIENKYASPRSSISSQDSKHSSPRSSFVHSLQGSSLDRTSLASQTILEEGGLHRPTLSNRHLPPRIEQDLEGKHFVIPRNNAYVQENARHSSQWSVSSDTVRHRGIYHDPSLPPPPIPPHSLGLTGPTHTPVATPSPTALPPPPPYPGKPLSISSVSSLDISDSSISYVNSRGTPTLYPLVTNHNYANIDVLKSVSGADPPPPPPYPSSVVRQLQHLSFSNTPTSLATSLGTHSPNLSTPSTPSTPSTPQSILRGSSAPPPPPPPYPSSVVRAGQQQLIVPPPPPPYPSSCVVRSVPHVQTFVPSTLITGHIGQVPPPPPPYPSSAVRSVALGISYSHSSAMSQNSSTSTSSSTPSDRLAMWQHKLGSQGQGQPSPNTSTLSPGVTTGHAQVPPTPSTASKAVSGKNLLPYNVTAKSMVC